In Ferrimicrobium sp., the following are encoded in one genomic region:
- a CDS encoding alanine racemase, with amino-acid sequence MRTIQEPQHIATPYLLIDLDVATTNAKAMADALRDRGISLRPHVKTHKSTSLARLQQSLGADGVTVATVGEAEVFSAAGFDDVFIALPLWITPHSAARLDRLSLSAKLRIGIDSARGAQNLAEQLHTPDGVEVMIEIDSGQHRTGVQPDQAGPLAARCQSLGLRIAGVFTHGGHSYAGVGVTSRAATQESEALEVARLSLCDHGITATVLSAGSSPTARKLGGVVTEARPGTYLLNDRQQIALGVATPDQVAAVVATRVMSTAVPGQFVVDAGSKALTAESSSLVDGFGSVRELDGAIVTRVSEHHGVVSYQSKPPPEGTLLHVLPNHICTVVNLYDQFIVLDSDPIRIDARGHLT; translated from the coding sequence ATGCGAACCATTCAGGAACCACAGCATATCGCGACGCCATATCTCCTTATTGACCTCGATGTGGCCACAACAAACGCGAAAGCGATGGCGGACGCACTGCGCGATCGCGGTATCTCGCTACGCCCGCACGTCAAAACCCATAAATCCACCAGCCTTGCACGACTACAGCAATCACTGGGTGCTGATGGTGTCACCGTCGCTACGGTCGGAGAGGCAGAAGTGTTTAGTGCCGCTGGGTTCGATGATGTATTCATCGCGCTTCCTCTCTGGATCACGCCCCACTCCGCCGCACGACTAGACCGACTCTCCCTCTCTGCCAAGCTTCGCATTGGTATCGATTCAGCGCGTGGTGCACAGAACCTGGCCGAGCAGTTGCACACCCCGGACGGGGTCGAGGTGATGATAGAGATCGACAGCGGGCAACATCGCACCGGTGTTCAACCAGATCAGGCCGGCCCCCTCGCCGCCCGCTGCCAATCCCTCGGGCTACGCATCGCTGGCGTCTTTACCCATGGTGGGCATAGTTATGCTGGCGTCGGAGTGACCAGCCGGGCGGCAACACAAGAGAGTGAGGCTCTTGAGGTCGCACGCTTGAGCCTCTGCGATCACGGAATCACAGCAACAGTCCTCAGTGCCGGATCCTCCCCAACGGCACGCAAGCTCGGTGGTGTCGTTACCGAAGCCCGTCCTGGCACCTACCTTCTGAACGATCGCCAACAAATTGCCTTGGGAGTCGCCACCCCCGACCAGGTGGCTGCCGTCGTGGCGACCCGGGTAATGAGTACCGCCGTACCCGGTCAATTTGTCGTCGATGCTGGCAGTAAAGCGCTCACCGCGGAGTCGAGTTCTCTCGTCGACGGTTTTGGCTCCGTGCGAGAACTCGACGGGGCGATCGTGACCAGAGTATCAGAACATCACGGCGTCGTCTCCTACCAAAGCAAACCACCACCCGAGGGTACGCTGCTCCACGTGCTACCCAACCATATCTGCACCGTTGTCAATCTCTATGACCAATTTATCGTACTGGACTCTGATCCAATCAGGATCGACGCGCGCGGCCACCTAACGTAA
- a CDS encoding FAD-dependent oxidoreductase has protein sequence MEKRSQQPGLTTPSPRKVIVIGGVAGGMSAATRLRRLDGHASITVLERSGHVSYANCGLPYFVGAVIEEEEELLLQTPERLHDRFRLDVRVDSEVVGIDRERHQVRVRSTGGGDPEVLEYDKLILSPGASPIRLNIPGAERMRVLRTVEDAQRIVGDVAKTPRTAVVVGAGFVGLETAENLSHHGIAVTVVEAAPQVLPALDPELAVMVEEELIRHHITVITGASVVEVHAWGVTLSDGREVEGELVVASVGVRPDVRLAKLAGLAIGPHGGIVVDESNVTSDPDIYSVGDAVEKFDSVSEGPSLIALANVANRHGRRVADHICGLSARHVPSIGTAVVRVFETVAATTGWNERRLREAGRPYQVVRAHPMNHASYYPGAEPMSLKLLFDPEDGMILGAQAVGGGGVDKRIDVLATAMSAGLPVEELANLELAYAPPFSSAKDPVNMLGYIAENVRFGDCDVVEPDEVQSLVEAGWTLLDVRTPAEHLSGSVPGSVSAPVDELRGAIDHLGDGPFLVYCAVGLRGHVATMLLGELGYQARNLNGGYRTYTAFHAARRVESALA, from the coding sequence ATGGAAAAACGCTCGCAGCAACCCGGTTTAACTACTCCCTCACCACGAAAAGTCATCGTCATCGGTGGCGTGGCCGGCGGTATGTCAGCGGCGACCAGGCTCCGGCGTCTTGATGGGCACGCTTCGATTACCGTGCTCGAACGTTCCGGTCATGTCTCCTATGCCAACTGCGGACTGCCGTATTTTGTTGGTGCCGTGATCGAAGAGGAAGAGGAACTACTACTGCAGACGCCTGAGCGGCTGCATGATCGATTTCGGCTTGATGTACGCGTTGATAGTGAAGTGGTAGGCATCGACCGCGAACGTCACCAGGTCCGGGTGCGGTCGACGGGTGGAGGTGATCCTGAGGTTCTTGAGTACGATAAATTGATCCTTAGCCCAGGAGCGTCGCCGATACGGTTGAACATCCCAGGAGCCGAACGGATGCGCGTGCTGCGCACGGTCGAGGATGCTCAGCGGATCGTCGGCGATGTCGCCAAGACGCCGAGGACAGCGGTTGTCGTGGGGGCGGGTTTCGTGGGGTTGGAGACTGCGGAGAACCTCTCGCATCATGGTATTGCCGTTACCGTCGTCGAGGCAGCTCCACAGGTGTTGCCAGCACTCGATCCTGAGCTGGCGGTGATGGTCGAGGAGGAGTTGATCCGACATCACATCACCGTCATCACCGGTGCTTCGGTGGTAGAGGTGCATGCTTGGGGGGTGACGCTCAGCGACGGTCGCGAAGTCGAGGGTGAGTTGGTGGTGGCGTCGGTTGGCGTACGACCCGATGTGAGACTTGCGAAGTTGGCTGGGCTTGCCATTGGGCCCCATGGTGGCATCGTGGTTGACGAGTCGAACGTGACAAGTGATCCAGATATCTATTCCGTTGGCGATGCGGTCGAGAAGTTCGATAGTGTCAGTGAGGGGCCATCGTTGATTGCGCTGGCCAACGTGGCCAATCGCCATGGGCGTAGGGTTGCCGATCATATCTGTGGGCTCAGTGCTCGTCACGTGCCGTCGATCGGGACCGCCGTTGTGCGGGTGTTCGAGACCGTAGCTGCGACCACCGGTTGGAATGAGCGTCGTCTCCGAGAGGCAGGGAGGCCATATCAAGTGGTGCGTGCGCATCCAATGAACCACGCTAGTTATTACCCAGGCGCAGAACCGATGTCGCTGAAGTTGCTCTTTGATCCGGAGGATGGCATGATTCTTGGTGCACAGGCCGTTGGTGGAGGAGGGGTCGACAAACGTATCGATGTGTTAGCGACGGCGATGTCTGCGGGCCTGCCAGTTGAGGAGCTCGCGAATCTCGAACTCGCCTACGCTCCACCCTTCTCGTCTGCGAAGGATCCGGTCAACATGCTCGGTTATATCGCCGAAAACGTCCGATTTGGCGACTGTGACGTTGTCGAACCAGATGAGGTGCAATCCTTGGTGGAAGCTGGCTGGACCCTGCTCGATGTACGAACGCCAGCAGAGCATCTATCCGGTTCTGTTCCGGGCAGTGTCTCTGCGCCAGTTGATGAGCTGAGAGGTGCCATCGACCATCTTGGCGATGGTCCATTCCTCGTCTATTGTGCGGTGGGGCTTCGTGGTCATGTTGCCACTATGTTGCTTGGCGAGCTCGGTTATCAGGCTCGCAACCTCAATGGCGGTTACCGCACCTACACCGCCTTTCATGCCGCTCGTCGAGTCGAGTCGGCACTGGCCTGA
- a CDS encoding NAD(P)/FAD-dependent oxidoreductase encodes MAKIVILGAGVSGHTAALHLKRQLKQNHEVIVVSPNADWNWIPSNIWVGVGKMKTSQVLFPLAPIYRRKRIEFHQARAVAIWPEGDEGDPMGAVDIVYTDPKREGETERLRYDFLINATGPKLNFEATPGLGPDHNSWSVCTADHAAKTSEAFAKIVEELRRGEKKTLVVGMGHGACTCEGAAFEYAFNVEHELREAGVRDNAEIVYLSNEYELGDFGVDGMRFSQSGYLTTSKIWTESLFRERNVRAILQAHVERVDPGVVHYEQLDGTKGSLEYDFAMLLPPFRGVDLQAFDRTGTDITSDLFAPNGFLKVDADYTAKPYEQWTAQDWPNTYQSPTYDNLFGIGIAFAPPHPVSRPRTSVNGTPISPAPPRTGMPSGVMGRVVAENITHRLTTGATQGPKTASMATMGAACIASAGANLRTGSAAAMTMFPIVPDYQKYPLTGRDDKATTGEIGRSGHWTKLLLHYLFIYKARGLPGWHLIPE; translated from the coding sequence GTGGCGAAGATAGTAATACTGGGTGCTGGAGTCTCGGGTCATACCGCAGCCTTGCACCTCAAGCGTCAGCTAAAACAGAATCACGAGGTAATCGTCGTTTCTCCTAACGCTGACTGGAACTGGATTCCGTCCAACATCTGGGTCGGTGTTGGGAAAATGAAGACCTCCCAAGTGCTCTTCCCTTTGGCCCCCATCTACCGCCGCAAACGGATCGAGTTCCACCAAGCTCGTGCGGTCGCTATCTGGCCAGAGGGTGACGAAGGTGATCCGATGGGTGCTGTTGACATCGTCTATACCGACCCGAAGAGAGAGGGCGAGACGGAGCGTCTCCGGTATGATTTCCTGATCAACGCCACCGGTCCAAAACTCAATTTTGAAGCGACACCGGGTCTCGGACCTGACCACAACTCCTGGTCTGTATGTACGGCCGACCACGCGGCAAAGACGTCAGAAGCCTTTGCCAAGATCGTAGAAGAGCTTCGCCGGGGTGAAAAAAAGACACTGGTTGTTGGCATGGGACATGGAGCATGTACCTGCGAAGGAGCTGCCTTTGAGTACGCCTTCAATGTTGAGCACGAACTCCGAGAGGCAGGCGTCCGCGACAATGCGGAGATCGTGTACCTCTCCAACGAGTATGAGCTCGGCGATTTCGGTGTCGATGGGATGCGATTCTCGCAGAGTGGTTACCTTACGACATCGAAGATCTGGACGGAGTCGCTCTTTCGCGAGCGCAACGTTCGTGCCATCCTACAGGCGCATGTTGAACGTGTTGACCCAGGGGTCGTTCACTACGAGCAGCTCGACGGCACTAAAGGCTCACTCGAGTACGACTTTGCCATGCTGTTACCGCCATTTCGCGGTGTCGACCTCCAAGCCTTTGACCGAACCGGCACCGACATCACCAGCGATCTCTTCGCCCCTAATGGGTTTCTAAAAGTTGACGCCGATTATACGGCGAAGCCCTACGAACAATGGACGGCACAGGATTGGCCAAACACCTATCAGAGCCCAACCTATGACAATCTCTTTGGCATCGGTATCGCCTTTGCGCCTCCCCATCCCGTCTCACGTCCACGTACCAGTGTGAATGGAACACCAATCTCGCCAGCACCTCCTCGAACTGGGATGCCCTCTGGCGTCATGGGAAGAGTTGTCGCCGAGAACATCACCCACCGGCTCACAACGGGCGCGACCCAAGGACCCAAGACTGCCTCGATGGCGACGATGGGAGCGGCGTGTATCGCCTCCGCCGGAGCCAACCTGCGAACAGGGTCAGCCGCCGCCATGACAATGTTCCCCATCGTGCCCGACTACCAGAAATACCCATTGACAGGCCGAGATGACAAAGCAACCACCGGAGAAATCGGACGGAGCGGTCACTGGACAAAGCTCCTCTTGCACTACTTGTTCATCTATAAAGCTCGTGGTCTTCCTGGCTGGCACCTCATTCCTGAGTAG
- a CDS encoding S9 family peptidase, giving the protein MRELQAEDLLKLHSVGDVRTSPIEDRVVFVEEWIDPEHNAYCRRIRTIVEHSAPVDLTQGTSDTHPRFRPDGAELAFLRKVDDVAQVWILPLGGGEARQVTRYPGGVDSFAWSPDGSALAVTARVTKDGALAKVDTALLSPRERHTSNVKVITELLHKYDGDGYFDPYRPCLFTISLGDNNRSDQLTEHPYRVSEAQFTPDGMGIVFRSRRGEDYDRASDEGLYLVDLTSATITELVLPGVQAFLLAPDGSLVYSWEDPSAIGYDQPRLYRRAPDETEAQPVVATFAYPIGNEAINDVLSPAGDTLVWDQPGESFFALVSEQGSVEIAHISLASDTLVKVTTGHHVISSFARSIASNDLYAVITTSNQPSEVYRLGDGNQEQLTSVNAELMSTITFVTPDYFQAPSPEGHAVDTWVYLPPKTYTERVPGIVEIHGGPMAMYAHAFFFEFQLLAAQGFAVIASNPRGSRGYGSTFCAAIFDRWGDRDWADIETAVDAACERHPSIDRESLGIGGGSYGGYMTAWIIGHSDRYRAAVVGRPVTDWVSMVGSSDVGWDEARRAGGKHPWEDDSWYREQSPLTYVHNVHTPVLIEAQEGDLRCPIEQAMEYYTALRFLNQVPVRFVRYPDEFHGMSRNGKPWNRIHRLDEIVAWYQRFLTTPS; this is encoded by the coding sequence ATGAGAGAATTACAGGCAGAAGACCTACTAAAACTTCACAGTGTTGGAGATGTCCGAACTTCACCGATCGAGGATCGTGTCGTTTTTGTAGAAGAGTGGATCGACCCCGAACACAACGCGTATTGCCGGCGAATCCGTACCATCGTGGAGCACTCGGCTCCCGTTGATCTCACCCAAGGCACCTCAGACACCCACCCGCGTTTTCGCCCCGACGGAGCCGAACTCGCATTTCTTCGCAAGGTCGACGATGTCGCCCAGGTATGGATCCTCCCACTCGGCGGTGGCGAAGCACGACAGGTGACCCGTTACCCTGGCGGCGTGGACAGCTTTGCTTGGTCCCCTGATGGATCAGCGCTTGCGGTCACGGCGCGCGTCACCAAGGACGGCGCGCTTGCGAAGGTCGATACCGCACTTCTGTCACCCCGCGAACGACACACGAGCAACGTAAAGGTCATCACCGAACTCCTCCACAAGTACGATGGCGACGGCTACTTCGACCCCTACCGCCCATGTCTGTTCACGATCTCCCTTGGCGACAACAACCGATCAGATCAGCTCACCGAGCATCCGTATCGAGTCAGTGAGGCACAGTTCACACCTGACGGCATGGGTATCGTCTTTCGCTCCCGCCGTGGCGAGGACTATGATCGCGCCAGTGATGAAGGCCTCTATTTGGTCGATCTGACTAGCGCTACCATCACCGAACTGGTGCTGCCTGGAGTGCAAGCTTTTCTTCTCGCTCCAGATGGCTCGCTCGTTTACTCGTGGGAAGACCCGAGCGCCATCGGCTATGACCAACCGAGGTTGTACCGACGCGCACCTGACGAGACCGAGGCGCAGCCAGTTGTCGCGACCTTTGCCTACCCCATCGGAAATGAGGCCATCAACGATGTCCTCAGCCCCGCCGGCGATACACTAGTTTGGGACCAGCCTGGCGAGAGTTTTTTTGCGCTCGTCTCGGAGCAGGGTTCCGTCGAAATCGCTCACATCTCGCTAGCCTCCGACACCCTCGTGAAGGTCACCACCGGACACCACGTCATCTCCTCTTTCGCCCGGTCCATAGCGTCCAATGATCTCTACGCCGTCATCACCACCTCGAATCAGCCGAGCGAGGTCTATCGCCTTGGCGACGGCAACCAGGAGCAACTCACCAGTGTGAACGCGGAGCTGATGAGTACCATCACCTTCGTCACGCCCGACTATTTTCAGGCCCCATCTCCTGAAGGACATGCCGTCGATACTTGGGTCTATCTCCCACCCAAAACCTACACGGAACGAGTCCCGGGCATCGTAGAGATCCATGGTGGACCGATGGCGATGTACGCCCATGCCTTCTTCTTCGAATTCCAGTTGCTCGCCGCGCAAGGCTTTGCCGTCATCGCCTCGAACCCTCGCGGGTCCCGAGGGTACGGATCGACCTTCTGTGCTGCAATCTTTGATCGGTGGGGAGATCGAGATTGGGCTGACATTGAAACAGCTGTCGATGCTGCCTGTGAACGTCACCCAAGCATCGATCGTGAGTCCCTGGGCATCGGTGGTGGATCCTATGGGGGCTACATGACCGCCTGGATCATCGGACACAGCGATCGCTACCGCGCTGCCGTCGTGGGGCGACCCGTGACCGATTGGGTTTCCATGGTCGGTTCAAGCGATGTTGGCTGGGATGAAGCTCGACGAGCCGGAGGCAAACATCCCTGGGAGGACGACAGCTGGTATCGAGAGCAGAGTCCGCTGACCTATGTGCACAACGTGCACACGCCGGTGCTCATCGAAGCACAAGAAGGCGATCTCCGCTGTCCAATTGAGCAGGCGATGGAGTACTACACGGCGCTGCGTTTTCTCAATCAAGTACCCGTTCGTTTTGTTCGGTACCCAGATGAATTTCACGGCATGAGTCGAAACGGTAAACCATGGAACCGGATCCATCGTCTCGACGAGATCGTGGCTTGGTACCAGCGTTTCCTGACTACACCGTCCTAA
- a CDS encoding MFS transporter, which translates to MNSMKPHEDRYKWIALSNTTLGVLLVAINESILIIALPAIFRGIKLNPLIPSNSFYLLWILLGFMLVTAVLVVTLGRIGDIYGRVRMYNLGFAIFTVFSILLSINWLHGQSGGAFIIGMRLGQGVGGAFLFANSSAILTDAFPNNQRGLALGINNIAGIAGAFIGLVVGGLLAPIDWRLVFIVSAPIGLAGTIWAYLKLRDNGIRTPAKIDWLGNILFAVGLTVLLVGITYGIEPYGSSPMGWASPRVLSELIIGVVLLIAFVIAETKVKYPMFRIQLFKIRAFSAGNFASLLAAIGRGGLMFIFVMWLQGIWLPLHGYHFSVTPLWAGIYMLPLTLGFLIAGPASGVLSDKFGARPFATTGMALAALTFVGFDFLPINFSYLPFALLMLGNGLAMGLFASPNRAAIMNSLPPEQRGAGAGMSGVFQNAAMVLSMGIFFTLMISGIASDLPAALYHGLVINNVPSQVATKVSHLPPISSLFAALLGYDPIKSILGAAFLSHLPAHSAAVLSGRRFFPTLLSKPFSDGLNLAFTFGALACVLAGIASLMRGKKYVHGQATQAPSPSEAVVD; encoded by the coding sequence ATGAATTCTATGAAACCACATGAGGACCGCTACAAGTGGATTGCACTCAGCAACACGACGCTTGGCGTTCTGCTCGTCGCGATCAACGAATCGATTCTCATCATCGCGTTACCAGCAATCTTTCGAGGCATCAAACTCAATCCGCTGATTCCATCGAACTCTTTCTACCTGTTGTGGATCCTGCTTGGGTTCATGCTGGTGACCGCGGTCTTGGTAGTTACTCTCGGACGCATCGGCGACATCTACGGACGCGTTCGGATGTACAACCTGGGTTTCGCCATCTTCACTGTCTTCTCGATTCTGCTCTCTATCAATTGGTTGCATGGCCAATCTGGGGGTGCCTTCATCATTGGCATGCGGCTTGGCCAGGGTGTCGGCGGTGCCTTCCTCTTCGCAAACTCCTCAGCCATCCTCACCGACGCATTTCCCAATAACCAACGCGGCCTTGCTCTTGGGATCAACAATATCGCCGGTATCGCTGGTGCCTTCATCGGGCTCGTCGTCGGCGGGCTGTTAGCTCCCATCGATTGGAGGTTGGTCTTCATCGTCTCAGCACCGATCGGGCTTGCCGGCACCATCTGGGCCTATCTCAAGCTGCGTGACAACGGGATTCGCACGCCAGCCAAGATCGACTGGCTGGGCAACATTCTCTTCGCCGTTGGGCTCACGGTCCTCCTAGTCGGGATCACCTATGGCATCGAGCCCTACGGCAGTTCGCCGATGGGGTGGGCAAGCCCGCGGGTTCTCTCCGAGCTCATCATCGGTGTCGTGCTCTTGATCGCCTTCGTCATCGCAGAGACCAAGGTCAAGTACCCAATGTTTCGGATTCAGCTCTTTAAGATTCGGGCCTTCTCCGCTGGCAACTTTGCGTCACTCCTTGCCGCGATTGGACGTGGTGGGCTGATGTTCATCTTCGTGATGTGGCTCCAGGGCATTTGGTTGCCGCTCCACGGCTATCACTTCTCCGTTACGCCGCTCTGGGCTGGTATCTACATGCTGCCGTTGACGCTGGGGTTCCTTATCGCAGGTCCCGCCTCCGGAGTCCTCTCCGACAAGTTTGGCGCTCGCCCCTTCGCCACCACCGGCATGGCACTGGCGGCACTCACCTTCGTTGGTTTTGACTTCTTGCCCATCAACTTCTCCTATCTGCCGTTCGCGCTGTTGATGTTAGGTAACGGGCTTGCGATGGGCCTCTTCGCATCACCAAATCGGGCCGCCATCATGAACAGCCTTCCGCCGGAGCAGCGCGGAGCGGGAGCTGGCATGTCAGGTGTATTCCAGAACGCAGCCATGGTGCTCTCAATGGGTATCTTCTTTACCCTGATGATCTCTGGTATTGCTTCAGATCTCCCTGCCGCGCTCTATCACGGGTTGGTCATCAACAACGTACCGAGTCAAGTCGCCACAAAGGTCTCGCACCTTCCCCCGATCTCGAGCCTCTTCGCCGCGCTTCTCGGCTATGACCCGATTAAAAGCATTCTTGGTGCCGCCTTCCTCAGTCATCTCCCTGCCCACTCGGCAGCGGTCTTGAGTGGTCGTCGGTTCTTCCCAACACTGCTGAGCAAACCCTTCTCCGACGGGTTGAATCTCGCCTTCACTTTTGGTGCTCTTGCTTGCGTCTTGGCTGGCATCGCCTCGCTGATGCGCGGTAAGAAGTACGTTCATGGCCAAGCGACACAGGCACCTTCGCCCTCCGAAGCGGTCGTCGACTAG
- a CDS encoding xanthine dehydrogenase family protein molybdopterin-binding subunit: protein MPGSILGTSVVRVEDPALLTGAGTYVDTMLPEGTAHLVFVRSPYAHAKVLTVDVSDAAQAPGVLGVFTAQTLGLPPFHGFAALNKDVPRPPLASGVVQFVGDPVVAVVANTRVEALDAAELVAIDYEPIPAAVDMEYALTSHAPQLYEGVTRNIAAGYRDPADDDVLGDAEVIVRGRFENQRVAVVPMEGNAILVLPNAPASDRPWTVYISTQMPHAVADLLAGVFGIEASSIRVVAPHVGGAFGGKAGIVAEHAVAFALAGRLARPIKWVESRSENMVAMPQGRGQVQYAELGLRRDGTFVGLRCRMVGDGGAYGGFGGGLVLGPTRTMAQGVYRIPKVSYSAVAAFTNTSPVGAFRGAGRPEAAAFLERIIDMAADELDIDPVEIRRRNLIPADAFPVTTQVGTTYDSGDYQGALDKLLAVVDYPELRREQTRRREHGEVIQLGIGVSTYVEITAGGGQNEYSRVEVHPDGSATIDVGTSAHGQGHATSFAMIVADRLGIPLEQIKFRQSDTAIIPRGGGTGGSRSLQIGGSAVAGAAELVLDAAKKLAAHHLEAAEDDIVVAATGGLEVAGVPSAHLSWTQLADIAAQQDRSLFATFDFQQESATFPFGAHLSVVEVDTDTGKVTPIRHVAVDDCGRIVNPLIVNGQQHGGITQGIAQALWEEAVYDPDGNPLTATLAEYAMPSAAELPSFEIFNTETPTPYNELGAKGIGESGTIGSMPAVQNAVVDALSYLGVRHIDMPCTPERVWRAIASADVPSKQQDWAEPGDVFAILPIRGASSSSDAEAVDI, encoded by the coding sequence ATGCCTGGATCAATACTTGGAACGTCTGTCGTTCGCGTAGAGGACCCAGCCCTACTCACTGGGGCCGGTACCTATGTCGACACTATGCTGCCTGAGGGCACCGCACACCTCGTTTTTGTTCGCTCTCCTTACGCTCACGCCAAGGTGCTAACGGTCGACGTCAGTGATGCAGCGCAAGCTCCTGGGGTCCTCGGAGTCTTCACCGCTCAAACCCTTGGGCTGCCACCATTTCATGGTTTCGCCGCTCTGAACAAAGATGTCCCTCGTCCGCCATTGGCGAGCGGGGTGGTGCAATTTGTCGGAGATCCGGTGGTGGCGGTGGTTGCCAACACGCGAGTTGAAGCGCTCGATGCCGCAGAGTTGGTGGCGATTGACTACGAACCCATTCCCGCTGCGGTAGACATGGAGTATGCACTGACATCTCACGCTCCGCAACTCTATGAAGGCGTCACTCGTAACATCGCAGCAGGGTATCGTGACCCGGCAGACGACGATGTTCTTGGAGATGCTGAGGTCATTGTCCGTGGCCGTTTTGAGAATCAACGAGTGGCGGTCGTGCCGATGGAGGGCAATGCCATTTTGGTGCTGCCAAACGCACCTGCCAGCGACCGCCCTTGGACGGTCTACATATCGACACAGATGCCCCATGCGGTGGCTGACTTGCTCGCTGGAGTTTTTGGGATTGAGGCATCCTCAATCCGGGTCGTTGCTCCTCATGTCGGAGGTGCTTTCGGCGGGAAGGCAGGCATCGTCGCTGAGCATGCTGTCGCATTTGCTTTGGCCGGTCGGTTAGCCCGACCAATCAAGTGGGTTGAGAGCCGGAGCGAAAATATGGTTGCTATGCCCCAAGGCAGGGGACAGGTGCAATACGCCGAACTCGGTCTGAGGCGCGACGGGACTTTTGTGGGACTTCGTTGTCGTATGGTCGGTGACGGTGGTGCTTACGGTGGGTTTGGCGGCGGCCTGGTGCTGGGTCCAACCCGCACCATGGCCCAAGGCGTCTATCGGATCCCAAAGGTCTCCTATAGTGCGGTGGCGGCATTCACCAACACCTCCCCTGTGGGAGCTTTTCGTGGAGCAGGTCGCCCTGAGGCGGCCGCCTTCCTTGAGCGGATTATTGATATGGCAGCGGATGAGCTCGACATCGACCCCGTGGAGATTCGCCGTCGTAATCTGATACCCGCTGATGCTTTTCCAGTCACCACTCAGGTGGGCACCACCTATGACAGTGGCGACTATCAAGGAGCCCTTGACAAACTCCTTGCTGTTGTTGACTATCCAGAACTGCGGCGAGAGCAGACCAGACGGAGGGAACACGGCGAGGTGATCCAGCTCGGGATCGGGGTTTCAACCTATGTGGAGATCACCGCGGGAGGGGGACAGAATGAATACTCTCGTGTGGAGGTCCACCCTGATGGCTCTGCGACGATCGATGTCGGTACCTCTGCTCACGGTCAAGGGCATGCAACCTCTTTTGCGATGATCGTTGCGGATCGCCTGGGTATTCCATTGGAGCAGATCAAGTTTCGACAATCCGATACCGCCATCATTCCGCGTGGTGGCGGCACCGGAGGTTCGCGATCACTGCAGATCGGTGGCTCTGCGGTAGCGGGCGCTGCAGAGCTGGTCCTTGATGCGGCGAAAAAATTGGCGGCACACCATCTGGAGGCCGCGGAAGATGACATTGTGGTTGCTGCCACTGGAGGATTGGAGGTAGCTGGTGTCCCGAGCGCGCATTTGAGCTGGACCCAGCTCGCTGATATCGCTGCTCAGCAAGATCGATCCCTGTTTGCCACGTTCGATTTTCAACAGGAGAGTGCAACCTTCCCCTTTGGAGCACACCTCTCAGTCGTCGAGGTCGACACCGATACAGGCAAGGTCACCCCCATTCGTCACGTTGCTGTCGATGACTGTGGTCGAATCGTCAACCCGTTGATTGTCAATGGTCAACAGCATGGGGGTATCACTCAAGGGATCGCCCAGGCTCTGTGGGAGGAGGCGGTCTATGACCCAGATGGCAATCCCCTCACAGCAACGTTGGCGGAGTATGCTATGCCGTCCGCCGCCGAGCTACCCTCTTTTGAGATCTTCAACACCGAAACCCCCACTCCTTACAACGAACTCGGTGCAAAAGGGATTGGAGAGTCGGGAACGATTGGTTCGATGCCTGCGGTACAGAACGCGGTCGTCGATGCATTGTCGTACCTCGGTGTGCGCCATATCGATATGCCGTGTACTCCTGAGCGGGTTTGGAGGGCCATCGCTAGTGCCGACGTACCCTCGAAGCAGCAAGACTGGGCAGAACCAGGTGATGTCTTTGCAATCTTGCCCATCCGAGGTGCCAGTTCGAGTTCGGACGCTGAGGCGGTCGATATCTAG
- a CDS encoding PadR family transcriptional regulator — translation MMNEEDGMNGRGRHQRGMHGGCGGPGMHGGGCEGQGMRRRRSPRGRVRREILSLLTGGPKHGYELMQLIAERNGGVWQPSPGSIYPTLSMLEDAGFIVGQEDDGRKVYTLTDAGRAEAEGLASDAEDIGFGRELDLGREVRATFQALRQVDIVGTAEQRQRAQQLLASLRRDVYQMLAEDPTNQ, via the coding sequence ATGATGAATGAAGAAGATGGTATGAACGGACGCGGCAGACATCAGCGCGGCATGCATGGTGGCTGTGGAGGTCCAGGAATGCATGGAGGCGGTTGTGAAGGACAGGGGATGCGTCGACGGAGGTCCCCACGAGGTAGGGTTCGTCGCGAGATTCTCTCCCTCCTCACCGGCGGTCCGAAACACGGTTATGAACTCATGCAGTTGATTGCGGAGCGCAACGGTGGGGTTTGGCAACCAAGCCCAGGCTCGATCTACCCGACCTTGTCGATGTTAGAGGACGCTGGCTTCATTGTCGGCCAGGAGGATGACGGCCGAAAGGTTTACACACTGACCGATGCCGGACGAGCTGAGGCTGAAGGACTTGCGTCTGACGCTGAAGACATTGGTTTTGGTCGAGAGTTGGATCTTGGTCGAGAGGTCCGCGCCACCTTCCAGGCACTGCGACAGGTGGACATTGTGGGCACTGCTGAACAACGGCAGCGTGCACAGCAGCTGCTTGCCAGCCTGCGACGCGATGTCTACCAAATGCTCGCTGAGGATCCGACAAACCAGTAA